CGGGGATGTTGTATGTTATCTTCCCGTCTTTCTATGATCCAGTTAGGTGAACGCCACTTACCTTCTAAATGCCTACAGGTACAGCCCCTTGGCTCCAGAGCTTATCGAAGGCAGAGAAAAGGCTAGGCGGCTCATGGCCGAGTTCAACGCTCCGCCAAAGCCTGATATTCCGTTCTCGGATACGCTTTCCaagagagaggaagcacTCCGGCAGCTGTTCGGTCGTGTCGGCGATGGGGTGTATATCGAAGCTCCACTGTTCGTGGACTACGGATGCAATATTAGTATTGGGAAGGGCTTTTATGCGAATTTCAAGTCAGTCTCTGCTTTCTGTACTTCCCGGTCTCTACTGATAAGGTAGTTTAACTGTGCTCGACTGCGGACTCGTTACGATCGGAGACCATGTTGAGATAGGCCCCAATGTCAATATCATCACTGGTGAGCATTTCACAGAGATTAATGCGCGGAGAGAGAACAGGGGGAAGGAGTT
This sequence is a window from Aspergillus puulaauensis MK2 DNA, chromosome 6, nearly complete sequence. Protein-coding genes within it:
- a CDS encoding sugar O-acetyltransferase (COG:E;~EggNog:ENOG410PKJ4;~InterPro:IPR024688,IPR011004,IPR001451;~PFAM:PF14602,PF00132,PF12464;~go_function: GO:0016407 - acetyltransferase activity [Evidence IEA]), which produces MLPKTEKSPQIIAKARTLRGACWGEEYEKMISGMLYSPLAPELIEGREKARRLMAEFNAPPKPDIPFSDTLSKREEALRQLFGRVGDGVYIEAPLFVDYGCNISIGKGFYANFNLTVLDCGLVTIGDHVEIGPNVNIITGEHFTEINARRENRGKEFTKEVVIGNDCWIGANVTILAGVTIGEGCTIGAGAVVKRDIRPFSIAVGVPARVIK